The Vitis riparia cultivar Riparia Gloire de Montpellier isolate 1030 chromosome 3, EGFV_Vit.rip_1.0, whole genome shotgun sequence genome segment TAGACCCCTCATATGGGGAAGacttctttggttttttttattttttttattttcttattttcttatttcccACTCTTTTCTCTCGCTTACCACCCCGAGGTTGAGCCGTTCTTAGGCAGCTAAAGAGGATTGAAGGTGAAGGAAAATGGCTGACGAGTGAGCTGTTCTTGAGCAGCCAAATGGGATaggaagcaaaaggaaaaaagaacacAACTATTTGAAAAGAAGGGGACACAActgaacaaaaaagaaaagctgCTGGAGAGGAACGGGTGGCTAGGACAGAGAGAGCATGTCTGTTACTGAGAGAGTGAGGAGAGTTTTTGGGACTCAAGGGAAAAGAGCCTGAACTTAGAGGGAGACATTTTTTGGAGAGGGGGAGTGAAGCTTGCTGGGTGGATTTTTTTAGCCAGCAGGGGTGGGAGcttggaaaaggaaaagggaagtTGGTTTGGAGCTAAAAAAACTCTGGCTTGAAAGAAGCATTACCTGGTAAGGTTGTTTGGGGTTCCTCGTTCATTATGTCATCATCCTTCTTTCATCTCTTATTCATGTGATCATTTTACATTGTTTGTGAGTTTGCTTTGATCTGGTTATTGTAGTTCCATCTCCtgtttctccatttttttattcaaagatGATCTAACTATGCTTTGAGTGGCTGTTTCATATTCGAAAATCTTCTCGTATCTTGGTTTTTTTTAGACATTTTTTGGGTTAAGCCACATGCATTTGAGTCCACTGATTAAAGCATGAAGTGTGATTTTTAATGGTTCatctcatttccttcatttatgCCCTGTTTTCACAATTTTCTCTCTGCTCTTGGTGTTTACGCATTTTTGGATTTGGGaccactgattactactcaaaaagtgctatttgatagcttttaattaatccttttaaacacttttgagtagtagttagtgtcttttaacccaattagcatgttaaggcccctttcaatcagttctaatcaaattgtgtaagttttggtgtttttgttagtattttgatcaccaaagcattatgagatcgaggagagttatttggaatccttggcaagcaatgggaagcttagaggcatgaagaattaaatctttgaagcacttttgtcatagcaaagtggaaatgcaaggaggggaagcaaagagaatccagccatgaagcattcttgatgacagtcactgcagccacttttggagcacttcctgatgtccaatttatgcatgctatatgtcatttgaaagcttaggaagtcaacaatccaatgcttcaaaccgtgtgcaattcggagttgaaatgaggaagttacagcctttggaagatgactgctccaagctgaaggaaggattcagaaaagtgctgcggaattagccttttgttgcggaatgatttcgcaacacttttgtacagtgctatggatttcccctgaagcttcacgccgcgatggaagccaaacaccacaagatggaagtccacttcgcagaggtgttgaatcagccttttgctgcaaagaaatttcgcagcccttcttatgcacctgcgaaatttcgcagacctcattatgcacctgcgaaatgatccttagtgcttcccgatatttgtaaccgacacttggagatatttttcattagatttttgttgcctaaatgcccaaattctccttgtatcccaccaattataggattccttagattttaagttaggaatttggctaaaatatccatgtaatagctgtaaatgtaattttggtttaaatagagcccgaggagcctgttctgagggtgttgaaccttttgtaagtttcaaaggaagtaaaattcggagcttgagctctgctttaccttctcactttgattgtgttttttatttatttactaagttatgcactctctgaggagttttccccagagaatgagtaactaaaccgtttagttccttggagttaaggttgccgggaaaggttccaagtgcaagaatcagaagctttgtggtttcagctatgaatgaatagaaagtgtgtcccatgaatggtttctacgtttttagttaacttaaaacgccttggagtcacctgggccaacacttggtaaggcaagtgatctctaaccatgaagatgcactagtttaccccttgcgagcctctggtaggtgacttagAGGTAGGATTtgctagaattgccaacacttggtaagcttttggactctaaggagacatccattagttatctcttgcgagcttatgaaaggaagtccaaggttaaagatcaccttgaatggtaaaggctagtgagaggctcaaaccattgcaagttgcatcagtgagagaattaaagctgaaatctaattgagggatgcatttgtgcaacacctattagagaattgactttatgttaattctctaatgtgaggaattgaaccaactgaccggagctatgctattgcatgaggaacctctcctgtaaacctgaatctccaaggaatgcttttcttcttaagtaattttcgtcacttgctgtgttgttaatctaagtccaaacctttttcaaccaaagtttgtgttttatttcttaagctattcttgaaatgaaacagcaccaattcactttgaattggtatcatttttagtttgagtacccttcccagtgaacgatcctagagccactatgctatagtagctttttatttgctaccgtagctttttatttgctaccctagttcatggtgttgtaggttataaattttgttgattacttcctcaatcaaggagcaccagctggacatgaatcagctgagacaccaattaggcatgaatcaaccCTGGGATACGAGACCATGGGATGGCAGTACTGACGAGAAAGAGCTTGAATATGTCATGAGCATGGTGGGGATCAAGGAAGTTCTTAAAACAAATGTAGTTATGATGGGGGTTTCATGTGGCTGCATTGAATGGGTGTTTTGATTGTGTACAGTTCCCATTCGATGTCCATGCAAACATGTCAGTTAAGGCTTTTCATTATGGGGCATCAAATTGAATAGGAGCAGGAAACTCTCTTTTACAATATGTTGTTTGTGGGATGAAACTTGAAGCCAGGTGGCATGACTTCATCCATTTTGTCAGCACCATTCTAACTCACCCATTGCATTCACCACCATTCTTATCATCCCAAACCCTCCAACCCACTCCATCCTTCACCCTTCTCTTACCCTTTTTCTCAATTTATCATCATGCTCCATTAATCACTCGTCACGCCCCAACACACTCATATCCGTACCCATTAAGCCCATTCCCTCCACCTTTGCATGACCATGCATGGCCACACAAGCCTTTGCAAATGTCTCCACCATTCATCTCCATCCCACATGTTCCATTATGCCCATCACCATGCCCGTAACCATACCTACCCCTAAGCTCACCACCTCATCTTTCCTAACCTTCTGTGCATATCACCATATCTTTAATACTCTCTAACCCACTTCACCCTTCATCTCTCATCCATCCTATCCTCCATCAAACCCATTGCTTCATACCCACCGTACCTATCATGCCCACTTTCCCTCACACCATATCTACCACCTTTCCCATTCATTCCCCATTCACCTATCTCCATACCCATCCTTCATGCCCCCTAtgcatttccattttttcccaTACCCATTTAACCTATTTTTCTCACTTTCTCTCACTACCCGTGGCTACACTTAACACCAATTCCATGCACGCGGTCGCCTTCATGTTCACCACCTTTCTCATCTCACCACCCTTCCACCTTCCATGCCCACCATCTAGCTTCCTTTTGGTTCCTTTCCCTCCCATTCTCCACGTGCATGAAGTCCCAAGTGCATGaccatctccatttttttttcatccctcATACCCATCTTTGCATTCCCGTCACCACTCTTCTCTCTCTAGAAACATAAGATGGGTCTCTTTGTCGTTCACAAACCACATCCCAAGTATAAGATTCACTCATTGAATATGcataaaaaatgggtttatgATGTGAGTATGATAGATATATGCATTGGAAAATGGCATGTTGGTGTGggtatgatatttttttcaacatgaAAATGGGTTTGCTACATACTGGGGCTAGCACAATAAAAATGGGAATAAGCTTTAATACATGGAGAAATGAATTTTGGGATGGGGTCCACAAGCTTGATTTGAGTttgatattgtaaaataaagCACACGTTGGAGTGTTTGgctatgcatggccacctttcgTCAGGCCACGTATCATCCTCCTAAATCGCCtcttataaaaatttcattctcaaaatgattttttaggattccaattttcgaaattcaattttccgaaattccattcccaaaataattttttaagattccaactttcaaaatttaatttttcgaaatcCCATTCTCatgataaattttcaagatttcaatttctttagtttttcgaaattccattctcaaaataatttttcaagattccaattttcgaaatttaattttccgaaattccatacccaaaataattctttaagattccaattttcaaaattccattctgaaaataattatttaagatTCCAACTTTCGAAATTTAAGTTTCCGAAATCATATtctcataataaattttcaagatttcaatttctttaatttcctgaaattccattttcaaaataatttttcaagattccaatttttgaaatttaattttctgaaatttcattctcaaaataattctttaagaTTCCAACTTTCGAAATTTGATTTTCCGAAATCCCATtctcataataaattttcaagatttcaatttctttaatttctcgaaattccattctcaaaataatttcccaagattccaatcttcaaaatttaattttcccaaaataccgttctcaaataattcttcaaaattccgatttccgaatttaatttccgaatttaatttccaatttccgaatttaatttccaatttccgaatttaatttcaatttctgaaattccaattttttgcatttatttatttaatcattattatttttgttattattatcattttatttatttttaaaaaattccatctttaaataattcttcaaaattctgatttccaaatttaatttccaatttctgaaattccaattttttaatttctaaatttaatttccaatttctaaaattccaattttcacatttacttatttaatcatcattattttcattattattattattattttattcatttatttttaaattttcatctttaaataattcttcaaaattctgatttccaaatttaatttctaatttccaaaattccaattttcacatttatttatttaatcatcattattttcattattattattattattattattattttatttatttatttttatttttatttttaaaattccatctttaaataattcttcaaaattccgattcctaaatttaattcccaatttctaaaattccaattttcatatttactcgtttaatcattattattttcactactattattattctatttatctatttatttattttaaattctatctTTACATAATTCTCTAAagttccaatttctaaatttaattttttttataaattgttccattttcaaaactccaattctcaaacaatttttttttttaacttccaatttctttcaaatttaatttccaaaactccaattcttaaatttaattttcacaactccaattctcaaacaattttttttaactcccAATTTCTCCCAAATTTaagttccaaaattccaattcttaaatttaactttcaaaaccCCAATTCtcatataattataaaaattccaattcttaaatttaattctcaatactctaattttcaaataattttcaagactccaatttccaaataaatttcaaaaatccagttttctctagaaatagttttaattcaactccggttttcaaataatcttccatttctttcggttttttataagtaagaatgaattttttttttcataattccaaaataatgaaatttgtgagaccaattcatgcaagataaattgggctttagtgggggccctacatatgagatttCTCTTCTAATTGTTAATTGCTATGCCTAATGaatattatttggtttttgttctGATCTTTGACATGCATgggatatattttatatttgttattgcGCACTAActatgtttcatgatagcgctttattACATGCTACCAAGGTACGCTCTCgctctcactttgtttatttattcattgtcATGACTTGCTTTTAATTTGTGATAactttggtatccattgattttcttatcaattgtcatgttCGTTTCACCTTATTAGTAAAGACctgtttttagggacttagaggggtgctatggtctttactgtaccttcctaataagtaacctgactcccgaaccccgactcgatttttcacatacctgcttttccaaataaggagtacacttaaggtttttctttattattttgtttcccctttaaaaaaataaaacaaaaataagtggcaactccaagtctttttctaaaaatcaaatttttgccaaataaatgaaaaaaaaaaaacaagtttcgccatcgagtgggaataCATTGAGCTGAAATACAGGGTCCACACCAATAGAAAATGAAGCTTCACACCAACTCTAGCCAATGATCTTGGCTCACATTgtcgattttcattttgaaaacatttggCCAATCGATGTCCTTCTTTAGAACAAACCCACTTTGGAGATATAATACCTCCATTCTTATCACGTTTCAAATCATCTTTCTAAACACTAAATTCGATCGCTTTAGCATATatgttgtaaaatgtttttGCTTCATCTGTACAATTCAATTCCTATTTGCACGCTTCTTCATTTGACATACCATTAaactttttcataaataaatcgTGAATCATGGTTAGAGCTACCATTGATATATGGATCCTCATGAATTTCATCTTTAAGATTGATTACAATTTcacaattttaataattttaagctttttttttttttgttacttgaAATGGcaataaaatagtttaataataGGAACTAAGTTAGAATTGAcggaaattaaaaataaaaataaaaataaattggaagagggtatgaagaattctcacattttttgttcatttctcACATTATTCTTCATATCTTTCTCATTTTACATTCTTTTActattgttataatttttcatatgaagttataataaaataaattaataatcggTATTTTGTGTTATCTGGCCTTCCCAATATGGGATTGAAAGTTGGTCCAATGATTTccttaaatattgaaaaaataatatgatttaataaataaattttcttattttaacaattaaatCTTCAACTTTGGAATGTATTGATCACCacaaaattcttcaaatttctcatTCATCACTCCATTCTCAAACCTTCCTCTTTGATATCCTCCACTCAACTTTGGTATGTTTTTCATTTGTCAAACTATGGTTGATAGGTGAgttaaatactattttaaattttttgtcacgtttagccaaaaaaaaaaaaaaaatcttaattggTATATAAATACCATTTTTGGTATATTTTGGTGGGTCACAATAAATTTGAAagcttaataaataaaaattcatttgtaAGGAATACAATAAAGTGAGAAACATAGGATTGCATCGATAatactattttcatttatattttatagaaatattggacaaaatattttcacatacattttgttaaattttttttttttttttgtttttaaattgaaataccaataaaataatttacattttacattttctataattttaagattaattttgtaaacttcaaacacaaatatatatatatatatatatatatatatatatatatatatatatatatatatatatatatatatgtaaattgacataaattatggaaaaaaaacaattaaaatggaaataaattccCGGAATCATCACCAATGGGAATTCCATGTAGTTTGGAGTATCATACAAGTAAGCATCGGCATAAACCTCTTTCTTTTGCTTTgatttccttcctttttctttttctttctttgatgcTTGTCCATTTCCTTACACCACAAGAAATTCTCTTCATTTGAACAAGAAAACCCTTATGCCGATGGAGATTAGGTTTTTATAGCCAAAATGTCAGCAGATTAGGTTTTGGACAATTaaccaaaatataattttttttaaaaaatataatattaaaaaaattattttgattagatcaataataaatataattttattaatttaaataaattatcacaAAAAGttgtcaaacaatttttttattgaaaaattgtaATCTTCATCTTAGACTTgcccattgtcatccctaataCAATCCCtaatcccataaaaaaaatcatcctcCAAATTCCCAGCATCATCACCAATGGGAATTCCATGTAGTTTGAAGTGTCAAACAAATAAGCATCGGCATAAACATCTTTCTTTTGCTTTaatttccttccttttcttttcctttctttctacTTCGGATTCTTGTCCGTTTCCTTATACCACAAGAAATTCTCTTCATTTGAACAAGAAAAGCCTTACGTAGCATGTGTGTACTTGTCCAGTCTCTTAATTGTGAGAGTTGGGAGATTAGGTTTTTACAGCCAAAATGTCAGCAGATATTCTTCAGTTTTTGAAGAACAAATTCATGGATGAATTGGAAGAAGCAGAGGAGGAACACCCTCCACCTCATGACATCCCCCATCATTCTTATTTTCTACAAATTCGAAAGCTTCTGGAAACTAAAAGCATCACGCCGTCGACAGGAATGAAGGATTGTCTTTACGACCTCAGCATTGCATTGACCGACTGCGTTCTCTTCCTGGAGAAGCgcaaaatgaaaatcaacaaGGATTCCTCACATGGGCAAGAGCAAGAGCAAGGGCAAGGGCAAGGGCAAGGGCAAGGGCAAGGGCAAAGGCAAGGCCACTACTCTCTGCCTGAGCTGTGGTTTCTGTGCAAAACAAAAAGGAAGCTGATTCACATCAAGAAAAAGCTGTTTGTTGCTACAAGCCACCCGGTAGTACCAGAGCAGACTTCCCTTTCTGCCGTCACGGATGTAGCcacaacttcttcttcttctggctCTTTATCATTTGATGGACCAACGATAGACCCTTTTTCTTCCTATTGGTTTACAGACCAAGtcataaatatagaaaaattggTTCTGGGTACAAGTGAATTGGATGAAGAAGGATTTAGTAAGGAAATTGGAATTGTGGGGATTGGGGGTTGCGGTAAGACCCTTGTGGCCCGAAGAGTTTTCAACCGAAGTCGTATGGCCCGAAGAATTTGGATCAATTTACAAGCGATACAGAAAGGAGAAATAGATTTTAAGAAGATTCTCAAGGCTATGCTGAAGCAGTGTGATGATGGGCAAAGAGATTTTGTGGATGGTAGTgtggaggtggaggaggaggagctATTGGAGGCCCTCTGCAAAGCATTGTGGAGTAAGAGTTATTTATTAGTGTTTGATGGAATTTGGGATATCAACCTGGACTGGTACTTCAGGTTAAAGGAGAGACTCCAGTGGTGTAACAAATCAAATCAGAGTAGAGTCATCATCATTACAACCAGACTCGATGGTGTGGCTAAGAGGATGGTTGGGCCCAATAATTTATATCGTATGCAGCCCTTTTCCAATCAGGTTATTTGGGACCTCATTACGAGCATTGTAAGTTATCTTCCGGAGGAGCATCCCATTGTGGTGAAAATGAAGGATGAAATGATATACCATTCTCATGGTCTCCCGTTAGCTGCAACAACGTTCTTCACTATTATGCGGAACCAAACCTATGGAGGGGAGTAAGTTTCTATGCTTTCAGCTTGATTTTTACATGTGCATGCCTCAGCTttgattttcacatttttcatatactAATCACATGTATATCATAATCACATtgttggtatatatatatatttaagattttttgaGATTTAAATAAGAACTTGTTTACAGTATAATGTATTGATTAATACtctagattttatatataaataagcaATCAATTACCAAATAACGTATTAAAGGAATGAGTTAAATTATGTGTAAATGATGCAATTATCTCTttcttcctttaaaaataataataatacaaaatatataaaaaggaaaaattaaaaaaagaaatatcatattttagattattttatttttcaaaagtgattTCATTAGAGtctattaatttataattttaattaatttcattttatttttgtaattgtttttatttagttagttttttttttgagtttgttctttgatttttgagaatttatcgaAGCccaatgggtttttttttttttttttttgttaaaaaaaaaaaacttttgttcAGATTTTATGgtgattataaaatttaaataggaaaaaaattataagattgaGGGcaagtatttttgaatttttttcatgtagAAAATGGAGTAAGAGGAGATGAATGAGTAAGCTAAGAAGGAGATTGACACTTTCCTtaaccagtttttttttttttaatcaatgacTTATATTGAATGTTAAAAGCCAATtacttatattaaaatatagaattttgCTTCATTGGCATTCACAATGACgacatatatttttagttaattatGAACATTATTATTCTTGAAGATGACTTAGAAGTGTATGGGTTTACAAAAGAAGTAATTAGAAAAGGTAGAGAAATAAAgttaaatagaataaattttgattgataaataatatttattaatttttttattttctttttatttgtagtgaaataaaattaagaaaaagaaaacttaatcatgagaaaaaatgttttgttttacatttaaataaaataaataaagataattttaaggaaaaataactgatttttaatttagatagcataatatatatatatatatatatatatatatatatatatatatatatatatatatatatatatatatatatatatatatatatgactaaTTAAgtccttattttatattaatattatttttattcttttttttttttttttcattc includes the following:
- the LOC117910819 gene encoding uncharacterized protein LOC117910819 isoform X2 encodes the protein MSADILQFLKNKFMDELEEAEEEHPPPHDIPHHSYFLQIRKLLETKSITPSTGMKDCLYDLSIALTDCVLFLEKRKMKINKDSSHGQEQEQGQGQGQGQGQGQRQGHYSLPELWFLCKTKRKLIHIKKKLFVATSHPVVPEQTSLSAVTDVATTSSSSGSLSFDGPTIDPFSSYWFTDQVINIEKLVLGTSELDEEGFSKEIGIVGIGGCGKTLVARRVFNRSRMARRIWINLQAIQKGEIDFKKILKAMLKQCDDGQRDFVDGSVEVEEEELLEALCKALWSKSYLLVFDGIWDINLDWYFRLKERLQWCNKSNQSRVIIITTRLDGVAKRMVGPNNLYRMQPFSNQVIWDLITSIVSYLPEEHPIVVKMKDEMIYHSHGLPLAATTFFTIMRNQTYGGDFQHILELLRERKEVFYVMINPKDDANQGNDLLLSLRSLWGTELVCDISEVVPQFPLHHILLPFGLISDYVVLDRVRILVFGGDATTNRVLQAFCDMELHPTPLIGVMPLGTQVNISISLGWGNQISDADCKPFFFLPKLRDAEVILIDSWNFVMRTSIPDCLEIPKTLRVQHVSEDDLLLMEGDKDLCGRFWNYLIIGLDAQECFGDSHFKSWPRNITLPIIVKIKDQQHQWKKLKLPRSIRSIVCLNMPSFPGGLDPWGKPNFRRKKERNFTSSFVDDGLLEIIGFRDSWHAEKFLPLNCHGTRLAQVHQIRFELCKGIAKHIYMSFDGTKWKQHTPIDDDNYMIEISYSSKTRMLATSTSKCKHKAKSPTSIEYSQ